The DNA region CCGAGCAACGTTTGCCTCCTACGTATTACCGCGGCTGCTGGCACGTAGTTAGCCGAGGCTTACATTATCTACTGTCACTCATTCTTCGATAATTTCCGAGGTTTACAACCCGAAGGCCTTCATCCCTCACGCGATGTCGCTCCATCAGACTTTCGTCCATTGTGGAAGATTCTCAGCTGCTGCCTCCCGTAGGAGTCTGGGCCGTATCTCAGTCCCAATGTGGCCGGTCACCCTCTCAGGTCGGCTACCTATCGTAGCTTTGGTAGGCCATTACCCTACCAACAGGCTAATAGGCCGCAGGCTCATCGTGAAGCGAAAAAACTTTCCTCTACTCTACTTATGTAGCAAGAGTATATGCGGTATTAGTCCATGTTTCCATGGGTTATCCCCCACTTCACGGCAGATTACCTACGTGTTACTCACCAGTTCGCCGCTAACTTATCCAGTTGCCCGAATAAGCCCGCTCGACTTGCATGCTTAAGACGCATCGCCAACGTTCGCTCTGAGCCAGAATCAAACTCTCCATACTCACTTTTCAGTGAATCGTTTTCGATTCTTTATTTTATCACTTTACTAAGTGATGATTTACTTTTTGCAAAGAAATTGTTACTTATTGTAACGCGTTTAGGTCTCCGAACTTAATTAAAAGTTCGTTTACACCAGTTGTGTTTTGTTTTATTAAACTAGCTTCTGCTATCCATATTTCAAAGAACTTTTGTTTCAAGCGATTTTTTTATTTCTCATCGTTTGTTTTATTATTATAGCATGAGTGCGATAAATAGCAATAGGTTTTAAGGCTAATTTTTTGAATTTTTTTATCTTTTTCCATAAATCAGCCTATTTACACTACATTTTATACATATTTTTAAACCCAAATTCCTAAAACTAAAAATTAACCCCAAATTCAACTCAAATTCCACCCAAAATTCTTCTAAAAATACTGATTATCAGGAAAAAATTAACTTCTAAAATCATTTTTAACGCATATTTACCAAAATAAATTGATAAAAATTTAATAATTATAAATTTTTTTCATAAGCTTGATTTTATATCAATTCTAATGTATTATATTATCCTATAATAATCGGAGAAGTATTTTGGAAACAATGTTAGATATCATAAATAAGGTACAATTAGAGAGTATCAAAAATTTAGACAAGGATACTTTTATATCAATAGCTAATTTATGCTCATTTATTCCAAAATCTATAACAGAAAACAACAAATGGAAAAAACTTCCTCTATCAGCTAAAGAAGTATATAGAGTTTTAGTTGCTAATTATGACTACGAAAATGGTATAGCAAAAACTACTCATTCTCAAATGCTTAATGAAGCTGGAATTGGAGGAAACGCTACTATAGTAAAATCTTTGGATACTCTAGAAGAAAACAATTTTATTACTAGAGTTGAATCTAAAGTAAAAAGCCATTATTATCTTATGCCATATCAAGAAAAGTTTTTTGCTGATATGTGCCGTTTTAGTCCTAGAGATTTTTCTGTACTATACACAATAAACAAAAAAGTTAAAAAAGAACAGCAAGTTAAACAAGCTATAGATAAATTATTCTTCAAAGTTTGTTATAATTTAAGTTGTCTTGGTATAGATAATCCGCAGAAAATAATAGAAAAATACTCTTCTGATGGAAACAAATTAAGAATAATACTTTTTATGGCTGATTCGGTTTATATAGTTAAGAAATATAATTTAAATGATAGCAATATAGACCTAAATAAATATCTTATAGATTTATTAAAAAAAGGAAACATTAGAGAAAACATATTTGATAATGACAAAATGAATACTATAAGAAATATAATTATAAAAAATAAACAAAATATTACAGAGTAAAAATATGGCAACAAAAAAAACAACAAATAAAGAAGAAGCAAAAAAATCTACTGCAGCTAAAAAAACTACTACAGCAAAAAAAACTGCTAATAAAGAAACATCAGCTAAAGAAAACAAAAAAAGAAAACTGCTGCTGTTAAAAAAACTGCTTCAACTGTTAAAAAGACTGATACTAAAGAAGCACCTAAAAAAACTAGAAGCATCTGTAAAAAAGACTAGCACAGTAAAAAAAACAACAACATCTGCTGCTAATAAAGAAACATCAGCTAAAACAACACTTACAACCAAAAAAGCTGCTGATTCAAGCATAAAAAAAACAGACGCTAAAGATACAACTAAAAAAACTGCTGCAGAAACAAAAAAAACAGTAACACCCCTAACTTCTTTAAAAAAAGACAATACACAAAAAACAATAGATAATATTTTCAAAAAAATGGCTACTAAAGATGATTCTGCTGATAAATCTTCAAAAACATCAAAAGAAACAGCATTTATTCCATTAAGAACATCATCAACTATAAGAAAAATAGAGCCAATAAAAACAACTGAAAAACCTTCAGAAAGAGAATCTATTACATTACTAAAAGAAGCTATAAGAGCTAAATCTAAAAATGTTTCAAAGCCAATAGTTGCAAAAAAACATTTAGTAGTAACAGATGATAAAATAGAAGAGGAAACAAATAAAGAAGTTGATAATAATATAAAAAGCAATGAAAATATCTTTAACAAAACAAGTGATATAGTAAATAATGTACTTAATAAAAAAGAAAATGATATAATTCTTAAAGAAAATACTGATAAGCCTCAAACTTTAGAAGAAGTTGTAAAAAAATATAACTTTGATTCATTTGATAAATACAAAGAAGATGAAAATAAAGACAAAGAAACTGAAGAGATAAAAGAAGAATTAGAAAAAATAAAAAATGATATTGACGGTATAGAAACAAAAACTGAAATAGAAGAGCCAAAAAAAGAAAGAAACAAAAGAAAAAGTAACTTACACTAAAGGCGATATATTTAAAAATAAAAAAGTTGTGCTTCCTACAACTATACAGCAAATATCTAATGAAGAGCCAACATTCAATCAAGAAGAAATGGATAAAGCAATAGAAAATGCTGTAGAAATAGATGATGATACTCCAGTGGAAGCTTATCAAAATTATTCAAACAAAAAATTAAAAGAATTAGAAGAAAAAGATATTAAAATTATAGAAACTGAAGAAGAATTAAAAACATCTACTGTTATACCTGAAATAGAAAAGAAACCTGTAGAACCTTACAAAGTTCCAGAGCATTCTATTGAAAATGATGAGAAAAAATCAAATAAGCTTATACCAATCATAGGTATTATAATTATAATATTAGGTTTATCATTCTTAGGTTTCCAATTCTTAACTTCTAAAAATGATAACAATGATGATGGATTTTATAATATAGTTACAAATGAAAATGTATTAAGCAATGAAAATATTAATGAAATGACTAATGATTATGATGATTTATCTGATATATCAAATATAAACGCTATAAGCAGCAATCAAAATAATCTTATAAGTAACCAAAACAACAACGCAAATAAAATTACTAATAACATTGTAACTAATAATACACCTACTAACAATATTGTTACTAATAATCAAATAAACAAAATAACAAATGATACTCAAGCAAAAACAAATAATATTCAAACAAACACAGCAGTAGTAAAAACAAACACAATTAACACAAATGTAAACCCTCCAAAAGAGCCTGAATTGCCTAATCCTCCTGTAATACCAGACCCTCCTACTCCGCCTGCAACACAAAATAATAATACTCAAAACAATACTGTTTCATATATAGACGGAAATGTATATAAAACTAAATGGACAGATACTTTAACTTCTATTGCTACAAAAGAGCTTGGAGATGCTAGAAAATGGCCTATGATATTTGCTGCTAATGATAATATATTTACAGACCCTGATAAAATAGTATTTAATGTAAATATAAAAATACCTAATGACGGCAAAAAAAAAATTGAAGATATGAATCAAACTGAAAAAAAAATTTATATGATGCTTATATGAAAGTGGCTGATAGATATATTGAACTTGGAAAAACTAATATGGCTAATATAGTAAGAAACGCTGCTAATAATATAAAATAATGAAAAAAACTAAAAAGAAAAATGATATATTAGAATTCTCTTGTACAGGCTGCGGATTATGCTGTAAAGAAAATGGATATGTATATTTTTCTTTAGAAGATATAAAAAAAGCTTCAGATTATTTAAATATCAATCCTCTTGTGTTTATAAGTAAATATTTAAAACATAGCTATTCATTAGAATATCATATAAAAGTTGATGAAGAAAATAGATGTCCTTTTTTAGATGAAAATGATAAATGTATTATACATGATGCAAAGCCGAAACAGTGCCGTACTTTTCCTTATTGGAATGAATATACTGATAAAAATGGAAATTTGATATCTGGAAAATTCAATAGACCTTGTCCTGGCGTTAGAGTAAAAAATAAGAAATAATGTGAAATTTATAAAAAAATAGTGGTTTTATTTTTTTATAAAATATTATATACTAGAATTACACACAATTATTATAATTTAAGGAAAATTAATAAATATGCCTGAAGAATTAAATATAGATAAATATGTCGTTCTTACTATAGATGAAATAAAAGAAATTAAAGATAATCTAATAGCACATAATATACCATTATTTAGAATGGATAAAGAAAACAATATAATAGCTTTTCCAACAGAGCAGTTAAGTCTTATTGTAGATAATCCAAAATATTCTAATGTTAAATTATATGCCCCAAAAACTTTTTCTCATTTTATAAATGAGTTTAAATTATTAAACACAAACTCTGCAGCAACATATATAGAAACTAATAAATATGTATTTCAAACTCCAAAGGAAGCTGCTGAAGAGATGAGCAGAAAAATATCTGAAATCTCTAAAATGAGCTATAATGAAAAAGTAAATATAATTGAAACTTATAATAAAGAATTAAAAGAAATTAAAGTTGATGAGAAACATACAATAAACAGAAACACAGCTCAGCAGATAGTAGACGCTGGTAATGATGTTGGGCTTATTGCCAAAGTTACTATGTTTGAAAGTATCAAAAAAATTAAAGGAAATGAGATTACACAAGACCAGGCAAAATTAGAGAATCAGGAAATTAATGATACTACTACTTCTTTGGTAAACACAATAGTTAATATGCTTTCAAAAAATTTAGAAACACAGAAAGTTTTTACAGAATTAAGAAATTTCTCTGACGGCGGTGTAATGGCTCACTCAAATAGGGTTTTTGTCTCTTATGTAAATTTTCTTGCCTTTTATAACAATCTCATAAAAAGAAGAAATTTAATACATAGCATAAGAACATCTTTTCCTACAGTGTATAAAAAATATTATGAGAATATGACTTCTTCTTCAGAAAAATACAGAATATACGAAGACTTTAGAACTCTTGAAGACTGTATTGATAATGGTATGCGTTTTGTAGAAGAAAAAGAGATGAACTTATATTCTATTGGTGCTTTGCTTCATGATATAGGAAAAGTAAAAGATTTGGATTATTTTGAGGGTGAATCTGGAAGAGATTATGAGAGAATAAAAAAACATTTATTTAATAGCTACACTCTTGTAAGCCAAACTTCTGAATATTCTCTTGAGGTTATTTTAACTGTTGCTTTGCATCATGAATATTATGGGCTTGGTTATGGACCTTATGAGCGTTTATACAAATTAAAATTAGAGAAAGTTCCTAGCTTTCAGATACCAAGAATAATGTCTTATGAGGCTAAAGTAATAGATGACTGAGATGCTTTTGCTTATTTCCCTGCTAAGATGCTTGAGATAATAGATGTATATGATGCTTTAATTGACCCTGCAAGAAAATACAGAGGAGGAAAAACTTTTACTCCTGAAGAAGCATTAAAGATTATGAAAGAAGATTTTATAGAAAAGCATGTTAAGTTAGACCCTATACTTTATGATGTATTTGTTGAGTTTTTAAGCAATTCTATAGAAAAAGATTTACTCTCTTCTAAGTTAGAAGCAACATATTAAAACTTTAATTTCTTTTTCTTTAAAAGAAGCTCTACTAAATATTTAAGCTCATATCTTGAATAATAATCTTTCACCATAGTAACGCCTCTCTTATTAAAAAAACTAAAATATTGATGCGTTTCTAATATGCTTATAAGTGATTTGAAATGTTCTTTATCTAATTTAAAACTATTTGAAACTTCTTCTATTGTGTATAATTTATCTTCATCTTGAAAATGTTTATTTAAAAAAATATTGGCTCTCTTTGATATTATTATTTTAGAAACTATATATTTTATAAGAAGGGTAAAAGCAAATAATATTAATAGATAATTAATCATGATGGAGTTTGATTAAATATTATTAAGTTCATAAATATTTCGCCAAGCTCTGTTTTGTAGCATATAGAAAGTATTTGGTCGTTTTCTCTTTCAAGCATAGATAATTGGTCACTCATTAATATTGCAGGAGGAGTCATATCCAAATCTATATGTTTAGTAGAAAGTTCATTTATTGCAGAACCAGCAACCATATTAACAAATTCTTTTATAGTTGAAATAAACATATCATCTATAACAGTAATAGATTCCATATTAAGAGCAGAAGCTAACTTGAAAGCAGTAGCCTTACTCATATTAAACATAAGTCTTCCGCTTAAATCTCCATTAATACCAATAAAAACTATAACCCCGCCAACATGATTAGCATTTCTATGTATTTTTATACTACCCTTACCAACATTAGAATTAAAATAACTCTTTAATATAACAACTGTACCCTTACTAAAAGCGTTTACAACATCTAAATCAAACATATTTTATTTACCTACAATAATATTTATATATAATAATATCGGAAATTATTTAATATTTTTTTATAAAAATAAACTCATATATAAATAATAGTATATTAATAATATTTAATTTATCAAGTAGAGTAATATTTTTTAAATTCTTGACATTATGTAAAAATTGTAATATTATATTTTTATACCAAAATAGGTATATAAAATAAAAACAATCAACTTTTATTATATATTAGGAGCAACAATATGAGAGTTTATGATTTAAGAACAGACACAATAACAAAGCCTAGCGATGAAATGCGTAAAGCAATATATAAAGCAGAATGCGGTGATGATGTTTATATGGAAGACCCTACAGTAAATAAACTTCAAGACATGGCAGCAGAAATTACAGGAAAAGAAAAAGCAATATTTGTTTCAAGCGGTACTATGGGTAATTTAATACCTTTATTAATATTATCTTCAAAAACAAGACAAATACTTTTGGAAGAAGAATCTCATATTGTACATTATGAACTTGGAGGAGTAGCTGCATTGGCTGGTGTTTTGCCTTTACCAGTAAAAGCTAAAAGAGGAATATTAACAAAATCTATAATAGAAGATTATTTTTCTCCTCAGCCTTATTATATGTCTAATGTAAATATAGTAGAAGTTGAAAACAGTCATAATAGACATGGGGGAAGCGTATACCCAATAGAGGTTTTAAAAGAATTATATAGTTTTACAAAATCAAAAAACGTGCATATGCATATGGACGGAGCGAGAGTATTTAATGCTTCTATTGCTTCAAAAGCTTCTGTAAAAGAAATAGCTTCTAATACAGATTCTATCACATTTTGTTTGTCAAAAGGACTCGGTGCACCTATGGGAGCTATGTTATGCGGAAAAAAAGAGTTTATAGATGAGGCTTTCAAAATTAGAAAGTTAATAGGAGGCGGATTAAGACAGATTGGTTTGATGGCTGCTGCTGGAATATATGCTTTAGAAAATAATATAGGCTCATTAGAAGAAGACCATATAAAGGCAAAAAAAATAGCTTCTGCTGTAATTGAATCAAAATTGGGTGAGTTGAGTTTAGATGAAGTTGAAACTAATATTGTTATAGCAAAAACACAAAAGAAATCAATAGAATTGGTAAATAAACTTTTGGAAAAAGGAATAAAAGCAAGTTCTTTTGGTGATTATAAATTAAGGTTTGTAACTCATAGAGATATTAGCATGAAAGAAGTTGAAGAAGCTTGTGATATAATAAAAAGCTTTAAAAATAATATTTAAAAACAATATTAAATAAAAAATAATCACAAAAAGTTTAAAAAAATATTACTAAAATTATTAAAAACAATTATAAATCTATTGACTTTTTAATTATTTTGAATATAATATATTACTATGAAAGGTAATATTATTTTAAATACAAATAATTTTCTAGCTTATTACTTTAAGTCTTTTTATTATTTTGGCGTTTAAAGCGCCAGAGTATCTTTTTTTAAACAACCACACACAAATACATTTTAATTTAATAAACAAAACAAAAACATTATTATAAAGCATAATGCTTAATATTATTGTAAAAAATAAATTATATTTTAAGGAGAAAAATCATGATTATCGTAATGAAGGCTAATGCCAAAGAAGAACAAGTTAATAATATAACAGATAGATTAACAAATTTAGGACTTGGTACAAATAAAATCGTAGGAGTAGACTGCACAGTTATAGGTATTGTAGGAGATACTTCAAAAGTAGATAAAGAATTAATAGCAACATTACCAGGTGTAGATAAAGTATTAAAAGTACAAGAACCATTCAAAAGAGCAAACAGAGCATTCAAAAAAGAAGACACTATAGTAGATGTTAGTGGAGTAAAAATAGGCGGAGAAAAACCAGTAATTATAGCAGGACCTTGTTCTGTAGAAAGTGAAGAGCAAGTAATAAATATAGCAAAAAGTGTAAAAGCATCAGGAGCTTCAATACTTAGAGGAGGAGCTTTCAAACCTAGAACTTCCCCTTATGCATTCCAAGGTTTGGCACTTGACGGACTTAAAATATTAAAACTAGCAAAAGAAGAAGTAGGCATTCCTATTGTAAGTGAGATAGTATCTATAAGACACTTAGAAGATTTTGAAAACACTGTTGATATGATTCAAATAGGTGCTAGAAACATGCAGAACTTTGAACTTTTAAAAGAGGTTGGTAAATTAAAAAAGCCAATACTTTTAAAAAGGGGATTAGCTAACACTATGGAAGAATGGCTTATGAGTGCTGAATATATATTAGATAAAGGCAATCCTAATGTAGTGTTGTGTGAGAGAGGTATAAGAACATTTGAAACATATACAAGAAACACTTTCGATGTATCAGCTATACCAGTGATAAAAAGAATGAGCCACTTACCAGTTATAGGCGACCCTTCACATGCAAGCGGAAGAGCTTGGATGGCACTTCCTTTAACTCTTGCAGCAATTTCTGCAGGTGCTGACGGCATGATTATAGAAGTACATAATGACCCAGAGCATGCTTTATGCGATGGAGCACAATCTATAAGACCAGAAACATTTGCAGATGTAATGGAATCTGTTAATATGATTAGCGAAACAGTATCCAAAATAAAAGCAAAACACAACGGAAGAGTTTATACAAAATAAAATATTTTAATTAAATGATAATAAGTGATAATAAGCGATAATACAATATGTACTATCGCTTATTTTTTATAATTATTTTAAAACTTTAAAATATTAATATAATTCTGTATTTGCACTTTTCACGAAGCATACCCGTAGGGTAAAAACTTTTATGAAGTCCGCAGAGCGTATCGGCGGTAAAAGTTGAATAAAATAAAAATTAATGTCAAAAAAATATTTTTTAAATAAAAATTTTTGCAGGGCTTTGCCCCGCACCCCACTTCTTTTGGTGACCCAAAGAAGCAAAAGGACTGCATTTTTATGAAGTAGAATTTAGATATAGTTAAAAAATAGAATATGTTATTTACATATTTCTTAGATATAAAACTGAAATATTTTGCACTTTTCGCAAAGCGTACCCGTAGGGTAAAAACTTTGACGAAGTCCGCACCGCGAAGGCGGGAAAAAGTTGAAGAAAATAAAAACTTATATAGAAAAATATAGTTGCTTGAGTATAAATAAAAAAGCGATAATACAATCCGTACTATCGCTTTTTATATCATCAATATGATTTTTTTATCAAACTGTAATTTGCATTACATCTTCTTCTTTAGCTGAAGAATCTATATCATTATCATTACTCATATCACCGATTTCTTTGTTGTAAACATGTAATTTATTATAAAGTTTAACACCAGTACCAGCAGGTATAAGATGTCCGATAATAACGTTTTCTTTTAATCCAAGCAACTTATCAACTTTACCTTTAATAGCAGCATTAGTCAATACTTTAGTAGTCTCTTGGAATGAAGCAGAAGATATAAAGCTTTCAGTATTAAGAGCAGCTTTAGTTAAACCAAGAAGTACAGGCTTACCGCTTGCAGGAGAACCGCCAGCCTCTTCATAACGTCTGTTTTCTTCTTCAAACTCATACTTATCAACATACTGACCAACAATATATTTAGTATCACCTGGGTCAATAATCTCAAGTCTTCTAAGCATCTGTCTAATAATTAAAGCGAAGTGCTTGTCGTTAATACCTACACCCTGCTTATTATAAACGCTCTGTATCTCTTCAAGCAAATAAGTTTGTAAAGCCAAATCACCCTGAGTTTCCAATATATCATGAGGGTTAATTTTACCGTCACATAATTGAGTACCAGTTTTAACATAGTCCCCATTTCTTACCAACAATTTTTTACCATGAGGAACTAAGTGTTTAGTTTCATCAAACTCGTTTCTAATTTTAACTACTTTTTTACCCTTATGAGAACCGCCAATTTCAACCTCACCGTCAATACCAGCAATAATAGCAGTATCTTTAGGTTTTTGAGCCTCAAGCAACTCTTGTACACGAGGCAAACCACCTGTAATGTCATTACTTTTCTGTTGTACACGAGTAGTTTTAGCTATAACCTCACCCACTTCAACTTTTTGGTTATTTTCAACCATAAGCTGAGCACCATTAGGTATATCAGTTTCAAAAATATCATCACCATCAACAATGAGTATTTTTGGCTGCATACTAGCATCTTTAAACTCTTGAATAATCTTAGTAACGTTACCAGTTTGTTCGTCTATAGCCTCAACCATAGTTCTACCAGTAATGATGTCTTGATATCTTACTATACCAGCTTTTTCAGATATTATAGGTTCATTATAACCATCGAAGCTAGCAATTACTGTATTAGCATCAATAAATACATTCTCATTAACTCTATATTCACTACCTACTTTAATAGGTATATTATGCTTAGCACCTGTAATCATTACATATTTGTTATCGCTAGTGATTTTCAAAGTACCATTATGTGTAGCTTTTATATCTTCACCATCTTTTGTAGTAGCAATAACGTCCCCTATAAGTACTTTTGCATTGTTTTCTTTTAATATATCTTTTATAGAGCTTTTTTCCCATTTGTTAAGTACACGTCTTATTAAAAGCTCACCATTTCTTGCTGTAATTTTAACACCATTAGGCTGTACAACATAGTTAGAGAACTGCTCAATATATATAGGGTAATTAAGCTTAACTTCATTTTCTTCAACAGACTGAGTAGCAACACCACCAATGTGGAATGTTCTCATTGTAAGCTGTGTACCAGGCTGACCAATACTTTGAGCTGCCACAACACCAACAGCCTCACCAATAGAAGCAAGTGTGTTAGTAGATAAGCTTCTACCATAACATTTCTGACAAACACCCATTCTGCTTTCACAAGTAAGAGGGTGTCTTATTCTTATTTTCTCTATACCAGCCTGCTCTATTCTATCAGCAATCTCTTCTGTAATTTCAGTATTAGCCTCACATATAAGCTCTTTAGTTTGAGGGTGATAAATATGTTCATTACTGAAGAAACCAACAACTCTCTCTTTTAATGATTTTTTAATCTCATCATATTCTTTAATAGGTTCAATCTCAATACCTTTAACAGTACCGCAGTCATGTTCTGAAACAACAACCCCAATAGCAACGTCAACCAATTTTCTAGTAAGATAACCAGCACTAGAAGTTTTTAATGCAGTATCAGCAAGACCTTTTCTAGCACCGTGAGTAGAGATAAAGTACTCTTGTACAGTAAGACCCTCTTTGAAGTTTGAAATAATAGGAAGCTCTATAATATCACCATTAGGCTTAGCCATAAGGCCTCTCATACTAGCAAGCTGTCTTATCTGCTGCTTAGAACCTCTAGCTCCAGACTCTGCCATTATGTATATAGGGTTAAATCCGTCTTGGTCTTGTCTCAAGTTATCCATCATAGCGTCGGTAATTCTACCCTCTACAGCAGTCCACAAGTCCTTTACCTTCTGGCTTCTCTCGTCATCAGTAATAATACCGTTCATGTACTGGTCTCTAAGCTGTTCTACCTGTTTAGTAGCCTCTTCAATTTCATGTTTTTTCATTGGAGGAATAAGTATATCAGATACAGATATTGTAGAACCAAATACAGTAGCACTTTGGTATCCAAGTTCTTTAATATCATCAAGCATATTAACAGTAATAGCAGTACCATGTTTTAAATATACTTCATGAATAAATTTAGCTAAATCTTTACTTCCGAAATCTCTGTTTTGGAATCTAAAGTCCTCAGGTATCACCTGATTAAACTTAATTCTTCCAACAGAAGTTTCAACAAATTTCTCTTCTCCGTTTTTATCTTTCATAAGAACTTTAATTCTAGCTTCAAGCTCAATCAAATTACTGTCATAAGCAAGTAAAGCATCTTCAGGAGAAGCAAATACTTTATTTTCACCCTTCATACCGCTTCTTAATTTAGTTAAATAACTAATACCAAGAACTATATCCTGAGTAGGATTAACAATAGGCTCACCGTTAGCAGGGTTTAATATGTTATGAGGAGCAAGCATTAAAGTCCAAGCTTCAATTTGTGATTCTGCAGAAAGCGGAGTGTGAACTGCCATCTGGTCACCGTCAAAGTCAGCGTTATAAGCGTGACAAACAAGTGGGTGAAGCTGAATTGCTTTTCCTTCAACAAGTACAGGTTCAAAAGCCTGAATACCAAGTCTGTGAAGTGTCGGAGCACGGTTTAAAAGAACTGGGTGCTCTTTAGCAATCTCTTCTAATACTCCCCAAACTTCTTCTCTGCCCTCTTCTACAAATCTTTTTGCAGATTTTATGTTATGAGCAGAATTAATCTCAACTAATTTTTTCATAATGAATGGCTTAAATAATTCTACAGCCATTTTTTTAGGAAGACCGCATTGATGCATTTTAAGTCTAGGACCAGCAACAATAACTGAACGGCCTGAATAGTCAACACGTTTACCTAAAAGGTTTTGACGGAAACGACCTTGCTTACCTTTTAACATATCTGAAAGTGATTTCAAAGCTCTGTTTCCAGGTCCTTTTACAACTTTTTTTCTCTTGCTGTTATCAAATAAAGCATCAACAGCCTCTTGAAGCATTCTTTTTTCGTTTCTTATAATGATATCAGGAGCTCTTAAAACTAATAATCTCCTTAAACG from Brachyspira pilosicoli P43/6/78 includes:
- the rpoC gene encoding DNA-directed RNA polymerase subunit beta', translating into MQFTNFDQIKIGIASPQVMREWSYGEVKKPETINYRTLRPERDGLFCEKIFGTTKEYECYCGKFKSKRYKGVVCDKCGVEVTHFKVRRERMGHIELAAPVAHIWYYRNTPSRIGLLLNMNISHLRSVLYFERYVVIDAGDSDYSKGDLLTEDEYNEALDRYGDNIRIGIGAEGIRDMLKDLDMDEEIRKLREEMIKKGEKSDRRLRKRLEIFEDFKSSGNDPTWMILDVVPVIPPELRPMVQLDGGRFATSDLNDLYRRVINRNIRLRRLLVLRAPDIIIRNEKRMLQEAVDALFDNSKRKKVVKGPGNRALKSLSDMLKGKQGRFRQNLLGKRVDYSGRSVIVAGPRLKMHQCGLPKKMAVELFKPFIMKKLVEINSAHNIKSAKRFVEEGREEVWGVLEEIAKEHPVLLNRAPTLHRLGIQAFEPVLVEGKAIQLHPLVCHAYNADFDGDQMAVHTPLSAESQIEAWTLMLAPHNILNPANGEPIVNPTQDIVLGISYLTKLRSGMKGENKVFASPEDALLAYDSNLIELEARIKVLMKDKNGEEKFVETSVGRIKFNQVIPEDFRFQNRDFGSKDLAKFIHEVYLKHGTAITVNMLDDIKELGYQSATVFGSTISVSDILIPPMKKHEIEEATKQVEQLRDQYMNGIITDDERSQKVKDLWTAVEGRITDAMMDNLRQDQDGFNPIYIMAESGARGSKQQIRQLASMRGLMAKPNGDIIELPIISNFKEGLTVQEYFISTHGARKGLADTALKTSSAGYLTRKLVDVAIGVVVSEHDCGTVKGIEIEPIKEYDEIKKSLKERVVGFFSNEHIYHPQTKELICEANTEITEEIADRIEQAGIEKIRIRHPLTCESRMGVCQKCYGRSLSTNTLASIGEAVGVVAAQSIGQPGTQLTMRTFHIGGVATQSVEENEVKLNYPIYIEQFSNYVVQPNGVKITARNGELLIRRVLNKWEKSSIKDILKENNAKVLIGDVIATTKDGEDIKATHNGTLKITSDNKYVMITGAKHNIPIKVGSEYRVNENVFIDANTVIASFDGYNEPIISEKAGIVRYQDIITGRTMVEAIDEQTGNVTKIIQEFKDASMQPKILIVDGDDIFETDIPNGAQLMVENNQKVEVGEVIAKTTRVQQKSNDITGGLPRVQELLEAQKPKDTAIIAGIDGEVEIGGSHKGKKVVKIRNEFDETKHLVPHGKKLLVRNGDYVKTGTQLCDGKINPHDILETQGDLALQTYLLEEIQSVYNKQGVGINDKHFALIIRQMLRRLEIIDPGDTKYIVGQYVDKYEFEEENRRYEEAGGSPASGKPVLLGLTKAALNTESFISSASFQETTKVLTNAAIKGKVDKLLGLKENVIIGHLIPAGTGVKLYNKLHVYNKEIGDMSNDNDIDSSAKEEDVMQITV